CCGGAAAAGCTCTACGAATCTGCTTTTGAGAACGTGGTGCTGGACACGGAGAACGAGAACGTCAACAAGGCTCACATCCGCTGTGCGGCCTATGAAAAACCAATAAACGTCCGTGAGGACTATTACCATAAGAACAAAGAGCTTATCGATAAAATGGCTCTGGACAGCGCCCTGTTTGTAAACGGGGAGGGTACGGACTTCTTTACGCTGGCAAAATACCCTTATATGGATGTGGACCTCCGCATGGCAGGCGACAGCTATACCATCCACTGTAACAACACCCTCATAGCCACGGCATCAGGCCGCAGAGCGTATATGGAGAATTTTGAGGGTGCGATATACATGCACCGGGGCAACAACTTCATCATAAAATCGGTGGACAAGGCCAAGCGGGAGATACACGCAGAGCCGTTCAACGGCAATTACTACACCATGCCTGTCACAGTTAAGCAGACCATGGTGGAGAAGAACATAAGAGAGACCGTCCGTAAGGGCATAAGCGCCTGTTTCTGCGGACTTAGGGTAACCGAACAGCTCACGGGCTTCTCAAGGATATCGACACGCACAGGGGAGAAAATTTCTGACGTTGAGCTTGAGGAAGTTCCGATCCAGTTTGCCACCAAGGGGCTGTATGTTCTGGTTCCGGATGCCGTTAAACAGTCGGTTGAGGATGCGGGCTACAGCTTCATGGGCAGTATCCACGCATTCGAGCATGCCATGATATCGGTGATACCAACCTTCTGTCTGGCGGCTAGGGACGACATCGGCGGCATATCCTATCCGTTTCATCCTCAGCTACAAAGCTCCGCAGTGTTCATGTATGATGCATATCCCGGCGGAATAGGTATAAACGAGCGTGTCTTTTCAATCATAGACAAACTGATGGAAAGAACTCTGGAACTGGTTCGTGACTGCGACTGCGAAAGCGGCTGTCCGGCATGCATCTATTCGCCAAAGTGCGGCAGCGGCAACTATCCTCTGGATAAGGCAGGGGCGGTGCATATTATGGAGATGCTTCTGAAAGGGGGATTTGACGTGCAGAAAACCGAAATAGCCGAAACACCCAGAACGGATATGCTGGTTTACGATATTGAAACTAAACTGTCGGCTGATGAGGTCGGCGGCTGGAAGAATGCCGACAGGATGGGGATATCGGTTGCGGTGGTCTATTCGTTTGAGAAAGACGAATACGAAACCTACGCCGAAGGGCAGGAAGAGGCATTCATACAGCGGCTTGAGGGTGCTAAGATAATAATAGGATTCAACAACATAGGGTTTGACAACAAGGTCATAACCGGATACAGGAAGCCTGATTTCTCAAAAACAATAGTGTTCGATATGCTTGCCGACGTGCTGAACAGCACCGGACGCAGGTTCTCTCTGGACAATCTGGCGGGAGCAACCATCGGTGCGCAGAAGACTGCGGACGGACTGCAGGCTCTGGAGTGGTACAGGCAGGGCAGGATAGACCTGATAGCCGAATACTGTCAGAAGGATGTGGAGGTAACAAAAAACCTCCTGATCCATGGGATGACAGGAGGTTTTATTAATGCGGTTCTTAAAGAGGGGGCGGTAATCCGCATCCCCGTCAGCTGGAACAGTTTAAGAGGATTTTAAGCCCTTTTCCTGAGCGTATACCATCACCTGAGCGACGTTATACACATGGTCTGCGGCCTTTTCGAGGTTGTTTATGATATCAACGAAGATAAGCCCTGAGTTGATATTGCATTTGCCCTCGTTGAGCCTGTGCATGTGATTGTTCTTGAACTTCTTGCGGAGGCTGTCCACCAGCTCCTCGTCGTTCAGATCTATCTCACGGATGTCGTTGTCCGTTCCGTAGTGTGCCAGAGTTGCGGTTGCAAATCTCTGAACCACGTCGA
This genomic stretch from Seleniivibrio woodruffii harbors:
- a CDS encoding DEAD/DEAH box helicase; this translates as MQNVENIVNYIKKSRFGEYVCFNKVFEAKSAETCPLDVIRSGIIRDALSDTGIESLYTHQAESYEAVRRGENVLITTPTASGKSLCYNLPVIEDIYHDRNITALYLFPLKALGRDQMRNLDNFLSHIPLGAGIKTAVVDGDTDKKLRRKIQKDRPNIIFSNPDIIHYSVLPKRDEWSEFLAGLKYIIVDELHTYRGIFGNHVYNLFARFMRLFPNVQIICCSATIGNPLELAETMFGRKFTHIDKNGAPQGRRHFMMISPDIPLVTMSSFLLKTNIESGLKTICFTKSRKQTERIFANLLNSDSGYAKTVSSYRAGFLPEERREIEKDLSEGRLKAVISTSAFELGIDIGGVDCTLLAGYPGSLMSLWQRAGRSGRRGSDSLIILLAGNDALDQYYVKHPEKLYESAFENVVLDTENENVNKAHIRCAAYEKPINVREDYYHKNKELIDKMALDSALFVNGEGTDFFTLAKYPYMDVDLRMAGDSYTIHCNNTLIATASGRRAYMENFEGAIYMHRGNNFIIKSVDKAKREIHAEPFNGNYYTMPVTVKQTMVEKNIRETVRKGISACFCGLRVTEQLTGFSRISTRTGEKISDVELEEVPIQFATKGLYVLVPDAVKQSVEDAGYSFMGSIHAFEHAMISVIPTFCLAARDDIGGISYPFHPQLQSSAVFMYDAYPGGIGINERVFSIIDKLMERTLELVRDCDCESGCPACIYSPKCGSGNYPLDKAGAVHIMEMLLKGGFDVQKTEIAETPRTDMLVYDIETKLSADEVGGWKNADRMGISVAVVYSFEKDEYETYAEGQEEAFIQRLEGAKIIIGFNNIGFDNKVITGYRKPDFSKTIVFDMLADVLNSTGRRFSLDNLAGATIGAQKTADGLQALEWYRQGRIDLIAEYCQKDVEVTKNLLIHGMTGGFINAVLKEGAVIRIPVSWNSLRGF